AACAAGTTGATATGATCCCCTTTTTTACGTCCCCATGTCCCTCCAGTGTGGCGACATGGGGGCGAGAAAAGGAAGGAGGGGGATGAGATTTCTCTCACTTTTGGCATAGTGGGTCCCTAGTGGGAGGCCTGCACGACGAGCTATTAGCTCAATGGTAGAGCGCGCCCCTAATAATTGCGTTGTTGTCTCTAGGCTGTGAGGGCTCTCAACCACATAGATAGTTCAATGTGCTCATCAGCGAGCTCGATTCAACTCCTTACATAAAATAAGTTGTTTCGTGACATCTCACGCTGCTAAGTCACAACTCAACTCCCTCCCTCTTTTGTTGAGGAAGTGGTTGTCGTGGCTGTTGTGGCGACCATCCATTGTCATTAAGtcctatctttcatttttttcttccttctttcaattttgaccTTATCTCtctttaatctaatttttgtCGTTTGCGAATAACTAGTGACCTTTGATTCATTAGCCAGCGTCCTTCTTATGCCACCACACCCTTTGATATCACTCCTAGTGAGTACATGTCGTCCACCCCACATCGCGTCAAGGTCTGCACGCAAAGTGCACGCAAAGTAGATGATACTATTTTGTGACTTTTTCGTCGTGAAAAAAGCGTCAGCATCGATCTAAAAAGTGTCAATAGATACAAAACACGTATTTCACATAGTTACGAGCATCTATGAAACTGTTATTGATATACTGAAATTAGAGACGTCAACCTATTCAAATAGGgcaaatattattaaagaaagcATAGACAGATCTCATTGTATTAACTAAACAGGGTTGTAAACGAAGATTATATTCCTTATCCCTTGTACCGAGCCTAAAATACAAAACtaatcaattatatatttatttaagtatTCCGTagatcaataaatttatttaattttaggtgTAAAATGAAGATgtttgtaatatttaaattttagcttttaaaaattacgtcaccaaaatattatattatattatgtttttacttataaaatattatgaaaaataaattatcatagAAAATCCGAGCTCGATCTAtgcataaataaatgaataatttttttaatttaaaaattaaaataagtaatgaaaaagaaatagagaaaacttatttttctcttatccAATGAACCGAACATGTCCGTAAGTATATCTTCATATAATGATTTAATTACAATTCAACTCGTTAAAAtattcaacaattttttatttaatgggCAAATTTTCACGTTtagatattataaaattataaaattatatatatatatatatatatatatatacgtatGTATCAGGTGTACCAGTCAcactaataaatatatgttgtGAAGATGTAATAAAGATACAATTAAATTCAAATGCTGGaaatttaacaaaaacaaaaaatgttttaatatactaacattttatttaatcattttttaattatcttcaaaattacgttttgttaatttaatattataattatttcttaaatgaTTTGGGCATATCCGTACTCCACGTGGCTAAACGCTACTGGCTACTGCATTTGTGGGCCCAACTGTCTCTACTCCCCAATAAAATCTCCCACGAAAtaactttaataattatatatatatatatatatatataaccttatatttaatttagtaattaaaaattatctaataaattcttgaattttttattttaaaatggtctaatattaaaattttaaaatttttaaacattttttaagttaggattattattgattttttttttttaatttctaaagtATTTTCGTGTAAATTTGAtgaatgtttttattaattcaccttatttataattttaaaattatagcaCAAAATTGagagtgttggatgatgaaagtccagCCTCTGttcatttaagaaatgatcaggtttataaataaataatactctctctatgGAGAGTAAAGCCACGAcacttatactcaaaatagacaatatcatatgatGGTTGAGATGCATCTCACAGATAGTCTGTTGACAGGAGTAATTCAGGTAGGATTGGAACTAAGTGGCTGGTAATGGCTCCATTGTTCATCCTTCTAAAGAAATTCGACGAAACAAACACTATTAAATTCTGCTTCACCATTATCAAACCATGATTTTCGTAGCAATGCAGTATAGTAGTGTGAATGATTACAACACAGGATTTCCACATCAATCATAAACAAAAGGAATCAAATCAAACGCACAAAAGTTGTTAATCTTGCCTTTCTTCACGATCAATCTGTGATTCTGATTCTTTCAACTGCTTTTCTTCGAGCACTGCGCTGCTATGAAATCCGCGACGTCTTTGATGAACTCAGACCATTCTGGTAACTCTGGAAAACCGTAGAAGGTGTGAAATGCATTTGGATATTCGATTATGTAAGCTTCCTTACCTGATTTCTTCAATCCTTCGTAGTATCTCTTTTGCCGATCGATTAACGGATCTAATCCTCCAACAAACACTTTAATCGCTGGAAACCTCACTTTCGATATATCCTCTGATTTTGGACCGAAAATGTTCACCGACTTGTGGTCTCTGTCAAATCCTTCCGGTAAAAAAGCCTTCCAGAACCAGTCCGCGCGGTCAATCGTCAACAGTGGAGCTTTTAATAGTCTGATTTCCGATTCCGTTCGCTCTTCTCCGCCGAAGAACGGTTGAATCGCGATGAGGCCGATGATCTCCAGCTTGCGAAATTCGTGATCTCCAGATTTCAAAATCATGTGATGAGCGATGTTTCCACCGGCGCTGTCGCCTGCAACGAAGCACCGTTTCAGATCGACATTCGCCGGTAATCCTTCAAACGAAGAACCGTCACCGTCACCGTCGATGAATTTCAGAACATCGAAGCTATCTTCGTACTGGCAAGGCCATTTATTCTCTGGAGCGAGGCGGTAGTTCACAGAGATGACTACGGCGTGGATTTCTCGAGAAAGCGACTGGCAGAAGTCGTCGTAGAGTTTGGAATCAGGAGCCATATACACGAATCCGCCACCGTGGAAATAGACGATCAACGGCAGCGATTCGGACGTCGATTCAGAAGTCGGAAAGTAGAGACGGAACCAAAGGTTTCGGGACGCATCGACAGTGACATCGAAGCTTTTGACGCCATTCTTTGGTTTCTTCAGTGGAGAAGACTTGAAATCCATGAGGTTAAAGATAAAGCGATTAACCGAGCCATCGGGGCGAGAGCAGATGTCGGTGCCGATGGTAATGGAAGTCAAAATGATCTTCACCTTCCATGGGAGGCGCAGGGCTGAAAGAGCGTCGGACATTTCTGCGCCAGCCAGTGTGCCAGAGTTGGTGGAGACGATGAGGATTAGAGTAAAGAAGCGATgattaattataaagaaataaaatgttaGGTTGAATGGACCTCAAGGTCACTACctcatataataatatatatatatacacacacacacacacgagACGTGTACAATGATTACATGCGTGGGCCTTAATCCACAGTAACAAAACCGTAGACGTAGCTCTCAAAATGGAGGATTCTCGTAACATGTATAGATATAACCTTTTACGTTTAACACCCCTCAATCTGGACGATATACTACTAAATTTAGATTGCGTCGAAAACTGCTAATAGAAGGAGCTAGCAGTGGCTTTGTCATGATATCGGCGAGTTGATCCTTGGAAGATATGAGTTGCACATCAAGCTAACGAGTCGATACTCGTTCATGGACAAATAGGTGGCACCAATATTGTCACACCACAAGCTAGGCGCTCACGCTTGCGAAATCTCGAGCTCACGCAAGAGGAGTTGGATCCAGATTAATTCGGCAGTGGCATCAGCAACCGCCTTGTATTTGGCCTCTGTACTAGAACGAGAAACTATCGATTGTTTCTTTGAACTCCAGGAGATAAGATTGCCACCAAAGAAGATCGCATGGCCTTCAGTGCTTAGACGATCATCAGGATTCCCGACCCAATCAGCATCCAAAAAGGCACTATGCAAATCAGTGCTGGACTTTGTAAAACACAAGCTCATATCAACAGTGTCATGTAGTTAACAGAGTGGCTCGCGTTCACCGACTCAATAGGTCTCCCATTTTAGGAGTAAGACTgagtgaatggctggggacgtggggtgcaagatgaaattcactcctacccacttttagggatagaagagaggtagttcacttaagtactgactacaggtcttgaacaaggggcctcaccctctcattggtctgagagggattcggtttactggttggacacaaaccaattgttcattagaggatcagtggggcataaggaacaagaagtaacttcaggggtaaaatggtaaattgacccaactctagttacgaacaacctgtgaaagatcgacttactaatcatgatTATATCAAATCGACagtatatctatagtgaggggactgcaactactaggctatagtgaagtgtcctagtagttaacgaatgttggttaacaaggttaataaatttagccggttaatctcgAATCGTTGAACCcaatgatctataggtccattaggtcccttgctagctcatatcaGACTAAACCATaaaacagtgtgacgagtgagttcgaagtgttcaaattcaaatcagggaatatgcgctaaatctatacgatatatttaaccgcatttttgttttatttacaaattatacaaaaagaaagaattgaagatatttaaataagatttaaatatcttaatcaatatGTGTCGGAATGGATTAGGAttaacatttgaattaatgttaaatattaattaaataatttaattaatcatttaatattactctaatttaaaattaattattgaaattaatagttgaattaaaatgaaaaaaagtcaaaaggttGATTTCGTTTACTTTTTACCATGGGTGAAATTTGAGTCACTTTCAGctaattcaataaaaactGTCACATCGAGCATTTAAAATAGTCTGACCAATCACAATGACTAAAATTACCTACGGTAACTTAAAAATTGAGGGAACAAAATTCCTATTTTGCCcttttgatgttttttcaaaaaaataataataataataataaataaataaattgtttttgatattttaaatccAAAGACATGTCTGTCCTTCCACGTGGCATATTTATATTGTATTTATCGAAAGTACATCTCTGCCCTTTCACGTGCTATATTTATTGTGTTGTTTTTTACTCATACCATGACAaaatgtttttccttttccttttacttttcctttgccttttcatattgaaaatgaatgaagaaataaataaataaataaacttaaaataaaataatgaataaataaaagaggacgtcgaagtaaaaaataaaaaaataaatcaaagcaCCCGACGTTAGAGATTTGTGATGAATTGGGTCGGGTCTGAATTTGACACTGGGATGATCCGCCGGTAACCTATTCTTTTACTATGTCCCTTTTTATGATACGTTCATGCATGTGATGGTTATGGTGCTGTACACTGACGATTAGAGATTTGCCAACTAACCTCTAATTGTAAACTCAACTTGATTGTCGAGGGTTTGAATAACATTTTAGAACTGGCTAAGCCCTTGAGGCACCAGACCCACGTGCAAGacgagagaaagagagagtcGAGAAGGAACCCGCCATTTGTATACTGCATTTATGAGCTCAACCGTCTATTGTccacaataaaattttacacaaaaaaaagagagaaatatatatatatatatatatatatatatatatatatatatatatatatatatttattggtcaataaaacttaaaaatctaaattaataaaaatattctaacaCATTAGTTTTGTCTTAATAACTTATAtccttaataataatatttttaaataaataaataaaataccctttaaaaatacattttttttaaacttcaaatttaaaaatattctaacaCATTAGTTTTGTCTTAATAACTTATAtccttaataataatatttttaaataaataaataaaataccctttaaaaatacattttttttaaacttcaaatttaaaaatattctaacaCATTAGTTTTGTCTTAATAACTTATATNTCGGTAACCTCTTCTTTTACATATGTCCCTTTTTATGATATGTTCATGTATGTGATGGTTATGGTGCTGTACAGTGACGATTAGAGATTTGCCAACTAACCCCTAATTGTAAACTCGGCTTGATTGTCGAGGGTTTGAGTAACATTTTAGAACTGGCAAAGCCCTTGAGGCACCAGACCCACGTGCAAGATGACAGAAAGAGAGAGTCGAGAAGGAACCCGCCATTTGTATACTGCATTTATGAGCTCAACCGTCTATTGTccacaataaaattttacacaaaaaaaagagagaaatatatatatatatatatatatatatatatatatatatatatatatatatatttattggtcaataaaacttaaaaatctaaattaataaaaatattctaacaCATTAGTTTTGTCTTAATAACTTATAtccttaataataatatttttaaataaataaataaaataccctttaaaaatacattttttttaaacttcaaatttaaaaatattctaacaCATTAGTTTTGTCTTAATAACTTATAtccttaataataatatttttaaataaataaataaaataccctttaaaaatacattttttttaaacttcaaatttaaaaatattctaacaCATTAGTTTTGTCTTAATAACTTATAtccttaataataatatttttaaataaataaataaaataccctttaaaaatacattttttttaaacttcaaatttaaaaatattctaacaCATTAGTTTTGTCTTAATAACTTATAtccttaataataatatttttaaataaataaataaaataccctttaaaaatacattttttttaaacttcaaaaataattttatggtGTATATGAATAGAGCCGTTAATACCACATTTCACATTTCAAGAGTAcgtataaaaatttaaaataataataatatgtttaaatttgtagaaaaaaaattaatttttttaccattaatacccttaaaattaaatggagaTTGGTCTATGagacgtaaaaaaaaaaaaaagttttcatTATATATTCACGGtacatctttataaaaattaaaagtatccTGAACGGTACGAGAAacttataattcaataaaaatttgcctataacttaaaatttgagaaattaaaaatagttttacgAACTCATCGGGATACCTACATGCATGCATATGATGATTACGATTTGATTGTTGAGGGTCTGAATAACATTTTAGAACTGACTATTAGTTTTTTGATGAGTTCGTAAAACTAGGGTTGAGCCTTGAAAATGCATAAACGGTATGAGAATTTTACATGCGCCTTGTAGGTGCGATTAGGGTGTCTCCAACTATTCCTTAGTCATAATCTCATTCAGATGAGAGGGCCACATAGATAGATGAGCGATGGCTAGATTGGGGGTCGTAACCTCCTTTGTGATGTTTATGTTATGAGTCCAACTAGGAAGATGTCTACTAAACTCTAATAGAGAACTTAAAACAATTTCCGTAATGAAATAATGAGAACTATGAGTTGAAACTGACATTAAAGTCGAACATCGAGAACATATGAtaaggatgatgatgataatgaaaaagacTAGTAGAACGTCTCACCAAGATATCTTAGAACTTTAAGAATGAACCCTATGAGAAAGATAAGCTCAAAAGAGCTGAACCCTTGAAAACCAACGACCCAAATATGCCAAAGAAAGAGAATTTGATAGCTTCCTCCTTTTACCCTAAGTTGAGCTTAAGTGAACCGTGTAAACTAAGGGATAGCCTAGGAAAAcctattagaaataaattccTAGTATGAATAAGATACTAAACGAACCAAAAACAAATCAGTAAGAGTAAGACTTCAGAACGAACTAAGAACAACAAGTAAGCCCACAACACGTGTACCGCATTTATGAGCTCTAACACCGCATTTATGAGCTCTAACGGTCTCTGGTTCACAATAAAATTTccaaccaaatatatatataaactagaAGACActaataaatctaaattactaaaatagtttttaattttattgggagtattttctaatttttttaattttggattagttttattaattggtcttatttattaaaattaaagatataaaaTAGATATATACCCCAAAATTGAGAGTGATTCAGGGAGAAAAGAAGCAAGAAAGTGAGGGGACTGGAGGGGAGTAATTCAAGTAGGATTGGAACTGAGTTGCTGGT
The nucleotide sequence above comes from Cucurbita pepo subsp. pepo cultivar mu-cu-16 chromosome LG11, ASM280686v2, whole genome shotgun sequence. Encoded proteins:
- the LOC111805673 gene encoding probable carboxylesterase 18, whose product is MSDALSALRLPWKVKIILTSITIGTDICSRPDGSVNRFIFNLMDFKSSPLKKPKNGVKSFDVTVDASRNLWFRLYFPTSESTSESLPLIVYFHGGGFVYMAPDSKLYDDFCQSLSREIHAVVISVNYRLAPENKWPCQYEDSFDVLKFIDGDGDGSSFEGLPANVDLKRCFVAGDSAGGNIAHHMILKSGDHEFRKLEIIGLIAIQPFFGGEERTESEIRLLKAPLLTIDRADWFWKAFLPEGFDRDHKSVNIFGPKSEDISKVRFPAIKVFVGGLDPLIDRQKRYYEGLKKSGKEAYIIEYPNAFHTFYGFPELPEWSEFIKDVADFIAAQCSKKSS